In Geminicoccaceae bacterium, a single window of DNA contains:
- the fabF gene encoding beta-ketoacyl-ACP synthase II: protein MSGSRRVVVTGIGLVTPLGANVDDTWSRLIEGRSGIGSIERFDVSDLPARIGGMLPEGEGGFVATDYVEAKDIKKNDLFIIYGIAAATQAIRDSGISLETEEQKQRAGVMIGAGIGGLQTIAETTLVLESKGPRRVSPFFIPAALINLCSGQVSIRHGLKGPNHSAVTACSTGAHAIGDAARLIALDDADIMVAGGTEAAICRLGLAGFAAARALSTSYNDTPERASRPWDKGRDGFVMGEGAGVVVLEELEHARRRGATIYAEVKGYGLSGDAYHITSPAPEHDGAFRSMKAAIKRSGLGTADIDYVNAHGTSTPAGDELEFGAVARLFGDDKGGLSMSSTKSAIGHLLGAAGSVESIFCILAMRDQVVPPTLNLDNPADDCTGIDLVPHEARRREVKACLTNSFGFGGTNASLVLTHPDLI, encoded by the coding sequence ATGTCTGGATCGCGTCGCGTCGTGGTGACCGGGATCGGTCTTGTCACCCCCCTTGGTGCCAATGTGGATGACACCTGGTCACGCCTGATCGAAGGCCGGTCGGGCATAGGGTCGATCGAACGGTTTGACGTTTCGGACCTTCCCGCCCGCATCGGGGGTATGCTGCCCGAGGGAGAAGGGGGCTTTGTTGCCACCGACTACGTCGAGGCCAAAGATATCAAGAAGAACGACCTGTTCATCATCTATGGCATCGCGGCGGCAACCCAGGCCATTCGCGACTCGGGTATCAGCCTGGAGACCGAAGAGCAGAAGCAGCGTGCCGGGGTGATGATCGGTGCGGGAATTGGCGGCTTGCAAACAATCGCTGAAACGACACTCGTTCTCGAATCGAAAGGCCCGCGCCGAGTCAGCCCGTTCTTCATCCCTGCCGCCCTCATCAATCTTTGTTCCGGTCAGGTATCAATCCGTCACGGCCTCAAGGGGCCCAACCACAGCGCAGTCACGGCCTGTTCGACCGGTGCCCATGCGATCGGAGACGCGGCCCGCCTGATAGCGCTCGATGATGCCGACATCATGGTGGCCGGCGGCACGGAAGCGGCCATCTGCCGATTGGGTCTCGCCGGTTTCGCCGCAGCTCGTGCCCTGTCCACCAGCTATAACGATACCCCTGAAAGAGCTTCGCGACCATGGGACAAGGGGCGAGACGGCTTCGTCATGGGCGAAGGCGCAGGCGTCGTCGTACTCGAGGAGCTTGAGCATGCACGGCGCCGTGGTGCGACAATCTACGCCGAGGTGAAGGGTTATGGACTGTCGGGCGATGCCTATCACATAACGTCGCCTGCCCCCGAACATGACGGCGCTTTCCGTTCCATGAAGGCCGCGATCAAGCGTTCGGGCCTCGGCACGGCGGACATTGATTACGTCAATGCCCATGGCACCAGCACACCGGCAGGCGATGAGCTGGAATTTGGAGCCGTTGCCCGGCTGTTTGGCGATGACAAGGGCGGATTGTCGATGTCATCCACCAAATCGGCCATCGGCCACCTTCTCGGTGCCGCCGGCAGTGTCGAGTCGATCTTCTGCATCCTCGCCATGCGCGATCAGGTCGTACCGCCAACGCTCAACCTCGACAATCCCGCTGACGATTGCACAGGTATCGATCTCGTCCCGCACGAGGCACGTCGCCGGGAGGTCAAGGCCTGCCTGACGAATTCCTTCGGCTTTGGTGGCACCAATGCCTCACTGGTCCTCACCCATCCCGATCTGATCTGA
- a CDS encoding sensor domain-containing diguanylate cyclase: protein MSAQVDRLASDDLAALLNSAATGFALLDSSGRILFFNRALADWMGGDGQRSIDDLDIDERAKPEITAAARHSRPMHFETRIRTPSGYLHVLGSGRPVTLGTTGEAYLLEIVNISTISRRERDLRRLVLRDTLTGVASRRHFLDLGEQAFADRKRSGSALSVGMLDIDHFKHVNDLYGHTMGDMVLSVVAACCTEELRRHDVIGRLGGDEFGLIMPSTPLDIAVGVADRLRAQVIEAIREEPVHKVNVTVSIGLTQANTNDDSFEQLLNRADQALYTAKRSGRNRTAAIGE, encoded by the coding sequence TTGAGTGCGCAGGTCGACAGACTAGCCAGCGACGACCTGGCGGCTCTCCTCAATTCCGCAGCCACTGGCTTTGCCTTGCTCGACAGCAGTGGAAGAATTCTCTTTTTCAATCGTGCACTGGCCGACTGGATGGGTGGTGACGGACAGCGGTCGATCGATGATCTCGACATCGATGAACGGGCAAAACCCGAAATTACCGCTGCCGCACGCCATAGCCGTCCCATGCACTTCGAAACCCGCATCCGCACTCCCAGCGGATACCTGCATGTGCTGGGTTCCGGTCGACCGGTAACGCTCGGCACCACTGGCGAGGCCTACCTGCTGGAAATCGTCAATATCTCCACCATCAGCCGCCGTGAGCGCGACCTTCGACGGCTCGTCCTGCGCGACACGCTCACGGGCGTTGCCAGCCGACGTCATTTCCTCGATCTGGGAGAACAGGCTTTCGCCGACAGGAAGAGGTCGGGGAGTGCCCTTTCGGTCGGCATGCTTGACATCGATCATTTCAAGCATGTCAATGACCTGTACGGCCATACCATGGGCGACATGGTGCTGTCGGTTGTTGCGGCCTGCTGTACCGAAGAGCTGCGCCGCCATGACGTCATTGGACGATTGGGCGGTGACGAATTCGGCCTCATCATGCCGTCCACCCCGCTCGACATCGCGGTCGGCGTTGCAGACCGGCTGCGTGCACAGGTTATCGAAGCCATACGCGAGGAACCCGTGCACAAGGTGAATGTGACGGTCAGTATCGGCCTCACCCAGGCGAACACGAACGACGACAGCTTCGAGCAGTTGCTCAATCGTGCCGATCAAGCGCTCTACACTGCCAAGCGGAGTGGTCGCAATCGTACGGCTGCCATCGGCGAGTGA
- the gmk gene encoding guanylate kinase — MSLVALDKLIPGRRRGLMLVMSSPSGAGKTSISRALLDQEPELALSISVTTRAQRPGEVDGRDYHFIGHDAFDQMVAEDRLLEHARVYNNAYGTPREPVFDAMHSGKDVLFDIDWQGAQQMREAAGVDMVGIFILPPSTEELARRLHSRAQDSEDVVRYRLAQIANDVTHWPEYDYVLINNDLEESVRTVRAILTAERVRRKRQPALTEFVAQFRVPPVEG, encoded by the coding sequence ATGAGCCTCGTGGCGCTGGACAAGCTGATCCCCGGTCGCCGACGCGGCCTCATGCTGGTGATGTCGTCGCCCTCGGGTGCGGGCAAGACCTCGATCAGCCGTGCGCTGCTGGACCAGGAGCCTGAACTGGCGCTGTCCATCTCGGTGACGACGCGGGCCCAACGGCCAGGTGAGGTGGACGGCCGGGATTACCATTTCATCGGTCATGATGCCTTCGACCAGATGGTGGCCGAGGACAGGCTTCTCGAACACGCGCGGGTCTACAACAACGCCTATGGTACACCACGCGAACCGGTATTCGATGCCATGCACAGTGGCAAGGATGTCCTGTTCGACATCGACTGGCAGGGCGCGCAGCAGATGCGCGAAGCCGCCGGCGTCGACATGGTGGGAATCTTCATTCTTCCGCCGTCCACCGAAGAACTGGCAAGACGCCTGCACAGTCGTGCACAGGACAGCGAGGACGTCGTACGCTACAGGCTGGCCCAGATCGCCAATGACGTCACACACTGGCCGGAATATGACTATGTCCTGATCAACAATGATCTGGAAGAAAGTGTGCGTACGGTACGCGCCATCCTCACGGCAGAACGGGTGCGACGCAAGCGCCAGCCCGCCCTGACGGAATTCGTCGCCCAGTTCAGGGTGCCGCCCGTCGAAGGGTGA
- the rsmA gene encoding 16S rRNA (adenine(1518)-N(6)/adenine(1519)-N(6))-dimethyltransferase RsmA, whose protein sequence is MPRCSGWPIVIFATFARTRSSTSVSDSDPPDLSGLPRLKDTIRAHGLDADKRLGQHFLLDPAILRAIARSAGNLRDCNVLEIGPGPGGLTRALLAEGARVTAVERDGRCVQALQQLVDAANSRLKLLEADALDIDADVIMDGKSYLIVANLPYNVGNELLVRWLRRARGIIDMRLMFQREVVDRLCAAPRSSAYGRLSILAQTVCGVERVMDLPAGAFHPPPKVRSALVALRPRDPRPSEKLMSALEQLTGAAFQQRRKMLRSSLKPLGVKVDALLEGSGVDATSRAEELDVDTFGDLARQLVTLRRAAP, encoded by the coding sequence ATGCCCAGGTGCAGCGGCTGGCCAATCGTTATCTTCGCGACCTTCGCAAGGACGCGTTCATCGACATCCGTGTCGGATTCTGATCCGCCCGATCTTTCGGGGCTGCCACGGCTCAAGGATACGATCCGTGCGCATGGCCTTGATGCCGACAAGCGTCTTGGCCAGCATTTCCTGCTTGATCCGGCCATTCTGCGGGCCATTGCCCGCAGTGCAGGAAATTTGCGTGACTGCAACGTTCTGGAGATCGGGCCGGGGCCGGGAGGGCTGACACGCGCGCTCCTGGCCGAAGGCGCGCGAGTGACGGCAGTCGAGCGCGATGGACGTTGTGTGCAGGCCCTGCAACAGCTGGTTGACGCGGCAAATAGTCGTCTGAAGTTGCTTGAAGCGGATGCGCTGGACATTGATGCCGATGTCATCATGGACGGCAAATCGTATCTCATCGTGGCCAACCTGCCCTACAATGTTGGCAATGAACTGCTCGTTCGCTGGTTGCGGCGTGCTCGCGGGATCATTGACATGCGACTGATGTTCCAGCGCGAGGTCGTTGATCGCCTGTGTGCCGCGCCGCGCAGTTCCGCCTATGGCAGGCTGTCGATCCTGGCGCAGACCGTATGTGGGGTCGAACGGGTGATGGATCTTCCGGCCGGTGCCTTCCACCCGCCGCCCAAGGTGCGCTCGGCCCTTGTCGCCCTGCGGCCGCGCGACCCCCGACCGTCGGAAAAACTCATGTCGGCGCTCGAACAGCTGACGGGAGCGGCCTTCCAGCAGCGGCGCAAGATGCTGCGGTCAAGCCTCAAGCCGCTTGGGGTCAAGGTGGATGCCTTGCTGGAAGGAAGCGGCGTCGATGCCACCTCTCGAGCTGAGGAACTGGATGTCGATACGTTCGGTGACCTCGCCAGACAGCTCGTCACCCTTCGACGGGCGGCACCCTGA
- a CDS encoding acyl carrier protein, giving the protein MSDIADRVKKIVVEHLGVDEAKVKEDSSFVDDLGADSLDTVELVMAFEEEFGVEIPDDAAEKIATVNDAINYIQANAG; this is encoded by the coding sequence ATGAGTGACATCGCCGATCGTGTAAAGAAGATCGTCGTCGAGCATCTCGGTGTGGACGAGGCCAAGGTCAAGGAGGACTCGAGCTTCGTTGATGACCTCGGTGCGGACAGCCTCGACACCGTCGAGCTGGTGATGGCGTTCGAAGAGGAGTTCGGTGTAGAAATTCCCGATGACGCGGCCGAAAAGATCGCCACGGTCAATGATGCGATCAACTACATTCAGGCCAACGCCGGTTAA
- the mltG gene encoding endolytic transglycosylase MltG codes for MGRFLVKTVSILLVIGAAAAAGGWWYLDRFLHTPSSQSEERVVLLEPGSSVAQIARQLADAGVVGDPLLFRIGARLSGRDRALKAGELVFPPGLTPMQVLDVLEEGKSVQYRIVVPEGLTSFEVMEIVRNDETLVGDMPAEIPAEGALLPETYFFNRGETRESAINRMKEAMTEAMDKAWANRAADLPVSTPQEALILASIIEKETSVPEEYGQVSSVFVNRLRKGMMLQTDPTVIYALTNGKGPLGRALLRKDLDVDSPYNTYRVTGLPPGPIANPGRRAIEAAVNPADTPYFYFVADGSGGHAFARTLDEHNRNVANWRKLNSEKKKN; via the coding sequence GTGGGCCGCTTCCTCGTCAAGACTGTCTCAATTCTCCTCGTCATCGGAGCAGCGGCGGCAGCAGGAGGCTGGTGGTATCTCGACCGCTTTCTCCACACGCCGTCCTCGCAGTCGGAGGAGCGCGTCGTGTTGCTGGAACCTGGAAGCAGCGTCGCACAGATTGCCCGCCAGCTTGCCGATGCCGGCGTCGTCGGAGATCCATTGCTGTTCCGCATTGGCGCACGACTGTCCGGACGGGATCGCGCGCTCAAGGCGGGCGAGCTTGTCTTTCCACCGGGGCTGACACCCATGCAGGTTCTCGATGTACTTGAGGAAGGCAAGTCGGTTCAGTACCGCATCGTCGTGCCGGAGGGATTGACCAGCTTCGAAGTCATGGAAATTGTCCGCAATGACGAGACATTGGTGGGCGACATGCCGGCGGAAATACCAGCAGAAGGGGCATTGCTGCCGGAAACCTACTTCTTCAATCGCGGCGAGACCCGTGAGTCGGCGATCAATCGCATGAAGGAAGCCATGACGGAGGCAATGGACAAGGCCTGGGCGAATCGTGCCGCGGACCTGCCGGTATCGACACCTCAAGAGGCTCTCATTCTGGCATCGATCATCGAAAAGGAAACGTCAGTTCCCGAAGAATACGGTCAGGTTTCAAGCGTCTTCGTCAACCGTCTCAGAAAGGGCATGATGCTGCAGACCGATCCGACCGTCATCTACGCACTGACGAACGGCAAGGGACCGCTCGGGCGTGCCCTGCTGCGCAAGGATCTCGATGTTGACAGCCCATACAATACCTACCGTGTCACAGGTCTCCCACCGGGTCCCATCGCCAATCCCGGCCGTCGGGCCATTGAGGCCGCAGTGAACCCCGCCGACACACCGTATTTTTACTTCGTGGCCGATGGTTCCGGCGGACATGCCTTCGCGCGAACGCTTGACGAACATAACCGCAACGTCGCCAATTGGCGAAAGCTCAACAGCGAAAAGAAGAAGAACTGA
- a CDS encoding N-formylglutamate amidohydrolase: protein MSGITDGSYDFIEATPARLPVLLSSPHSGTAFPDEYREGLAVKEEVLRPLGDGPVDRMFEPVCDDAGVSMIRARYSRAVVDLNRKADEIAPELLATPGHHRLRVTDKVRVGLGVIPTRINSIALHARSMSDEELRGRIDGLHEPYHEAIDATMSDLSERFGHALLVDCHSMPSGIAVVQGRAVDVVIGDAHGRSAEPALVDLAFETFGSAGFLVRLNQPYAGGYITRRHGRPRFGRSAIQFEFQRNLFMDESSRQLHEGSRRITLAMQEFVGRAGAWITGHRRAVVAA from the coding sequence ATGAGCGGGATCACCGACGGATCTTATGATTTCATCGAGGCTACGCCGGCCCGGTTGCCCGTCCTTCTCTCGTCGCCTCACAGCGGCACGGCATTTCCTGATGAATATCGGGAAGGTCTCGCCGTGAAGGAGGAGGTGCTGCGGCCTCTGGGGGATGGGCCGGTTGATCGGATGTTCGAGCCGGTGTGCGATGACGCTGGCGTTTCGATGATCCGTGCGCGCTACAGTCGTGCAGTGGTCGATCTCAACCGAAAAGCCGATGAGATTGCCCCCGAACTGCTGGCGACACCTGGACACCACAGGCTGCGTGTGACCGACAAGGTGAGGGTTGGTCTTGGTGTCATTCCCACGCGCATCAACAGCATTGCCCTCCATGCCCGGAGCATGAGCGATGAGGAACTGCGTGGGCGTATCGACGGACTCCATGAACCCTATCATGAAGCGATTGATGCGACCATGAGCGATTTGTCGGAAAGGTTCGGTCATGCGTTGCTGGTCGATTGTCATTCCATGCCGTCGGGCATTGCCGTTGTCCAGGGCAGGGCGGTCGACGTTGTGATCGGCGATGCCCACGGTCGCTCGGCGGAACCGGCGTTGGTCGACCTCGCATTCGAGACCTTTGGATCTGCGGGCTTTCTTGTGCGATTGAACCAGCCCTATGCTGGCGGATACATTACCCGGCGGCATGGCCGGCCACGGTTCGGGCGTTCCGCCATCCAGTTCGAGTTCCAGCGCAATCTGTTCATGGATGAGAGCAGTCGACAGCTGCATGAAGGTTCACGCAGGATAACACTGGCAATGCAGGAATTCGTTGGCCGTGCGGGCGCGTGGATCACCGGCCATCGTCGCGCCGTTGTCGCGGCCTGA
- a CDS encoding peptidylprolyl isomerase, translating into MLIPAAYAQTGQRIAAVVNNDIISIQDLTSRVKLAILFSGLPDTADVRRRIAPQVLRRMVDDRIEMQEAARLNAVAGEGEVSAAIDRLAQSNGLTAVQLTDNLSGQGIEPEALRNQVKAELSWVKIIRQRIASRAVVSDRQVDLALDAEKADGEPELLLSEIVLPVYEPSALDQAMVDATDLRKAIREGADFTSLARTVSVGETADKGGDLGWVRLSSLPGGLRPAVARLQPGQLSEPVVSPTGVHLFLMRDRRAGTSQSGDPQSRKIAQIFFPLDDNVGEDAIEVARNQAQALRSRLNTCDDVIRIAEQMGTPGSGDLGWMNPRDLPPDLAGIIEGLPVEQISQPVRSGAGLHLLMVCAVGGDRKDDATRRGQMRSKLENAQVQRLANRYLRDLRKDAFIDIRVGF; encoded by the coding sequence ATGCTGATTCCGGCCGCATATGCCCAGACGGGCCAGCGAATTGCGGCAGTGGTCAACAATGACATCATCTCGATTCAGGATCTTACCTCCCGGGTCAAGCTCGCCATTCTTTTCAGCGGTCTGCCCGATACGGCCGATGTGCGTCGGCGTATTGCACCGCAGGTGCTTCGTCGCATGGTCGATGACCGTATCGAGATGCAGGAAGCGGCACGGTTGAATGCCGTTGCCGGTGAAGGAGAGGTTTCGGCCGCTATCGATCGCCTTGCCCAATCCAATGGGCTGACGGCGGTCCAGTTGACAGATAATTTGTCCGGTCAGGGAATTGAGCCAGAAGCCCTGCGCAATCAGGTCAAGGCGGAACTCTCCTGGGTGAAGATCATCCGTCAGCGGATTGCCTCGCGTGCCGTGGTGAGCGACCGGCAGGTCGATCTTGCTCTCGATGCCGAAAAGGCCGACGGCGAGCCGGAACTTCTGCTGTCGGAAATCGTGTTGCCCGTTTACGAGCCGAGTGCGCTCGATCAGGCGATGGTCGATGCGACCGATCTGCGCAAGGCCATCCGCGAGGGAGCTGACTTCACGTCGCTCGCCAGGACCGTGTCCGTTGGCGAAACGGCTGACAAGGGTGGTGATCTCGGATGGGTGCGATTGTCCTCGCTACCTGGCGGCCTTCGCCCGGCAGTGGCCCGGCTCCAGCCGGGACAGCTCTCCGAGCCGGTGGTTTCTCCAACCGGTGTCCATCTTTTCCTCATGCGCGATCGCCGCGCCGGTACATCGCAATCGGGTGATCCGCAGTCCCGCAAGATTGCACAGATTTTCTTTCCGCTGGATGACAATGTCGGCGAGGATGCGATCGAGGTTGCTCGCAATCAGGCGCAGGCTCTTCGGTCGAGGCTCAACACCTGTGACGATGTGATCAGGATCGCGGAGCAGATGGGGACGCCGGGGTCAGGCGATCTGGGATGGATGAATCCGCGTGACCTGCCGCCCGATCTGGCGGGAATCATCGAGGGATTGCCGGTGGAGCAGATCAGTCAGCCTGTCCGCTCGGGTGCAGGTCTTCACCTGTTGATGGTCTGTGCTGTCGGCGGTGACAGGAAGGACGACGCGACCCGCCGGGGTCAGATGCGCAGCAAGCTCGAAAATGCCCAGGTGCAGCGGCTGGCCAATCGTTATCTTCGCGACCTTCGCAAGGACGCGTTCATCGACATCCGTGTCGGATTCTGA
- the fabD gene encoding ACP S-malonyltransferase, producing the protein MVKVAVFPGQGSQTVGMGKALYDEVPEARMVFETVDEALGQKLSRLIFEGPVDELTLTANTQPALMAMSMATVRALEARSGCPISDMVSHVAGHSLGEYSALAAVGALDLSDAARLLRIRGSAMQDAVPVGQGAMAAILGLAIADVEAVALEASTGSDVCDVANDNSDGQVVLSGSAGAVERACALAKERGARRAMMLQVSAPFHSRLMQPAADRLAGALAEVPFRKPARPVIANVLATPNDDAGAIADLLERQVTARVRWRESMAWMAANNTGSLIEIGAGKVLTGLAKRAVPGATLVNLSTPADIDSYLETLEGNA; encoded by the coding sequence ATGGTCAAGGTTGCAGTATTTCCCGGACAGGGTTCGCAGACCGTCGGCATGGGCAAGGCCCTGTATGACGAGGTTCCCGAAGCCCGGATGGTCTTCGAAACGGTTGATGAGGCTCTGGGTCAGAAACTCTCCCGGTTGATCTTCGAGGGACCAGTCGACGAGTTGACGTTGACTGCCAACACCCAGCCGGCGCTGATGGCCATGTCCATGGCGACAGTGCGGGCGCTCGAAGCGCGTTCCGGATGCCCGATCAGTGACATGGTCTCTCATGTGGCCGGTCATTCTCTCGGCGAGTATTCGGCGCTGGCCGCGGTCGGAGCGCTCGACCTGAGCGATGCGGCACGGCTGTTGCGCATACGCGGTTCCGCCATGCAGGATGCCGTCCCGGTCGGCCAAGGTGCGATGGCCGCCATCCTCGGCCTCGCCATCGCCGATGTCGAAGCGGTGGCCCTGGAGGCTTCCACCGGAAGCGATGTGTGCGATGTCGCCAATGACAACAGCGACGGGCAGGTCGTGCTCAGCGGCAGCGCCGGCGCCGTGGAAAGGGCCTGCGCGCTGGCCAAGGAGCGCGGGGCCAGGAGAGCCATGATGCTGCAGGTGTCGGCACCCTTTCACAGCCGCCTGATGCAGCCTGCCGCAGACAGGTTGGCCGGTGCACTGGCCGAGGTCCCGTTCCGCAAGCCCGCGCGGCCGGTCATCGCCAATGTGCTTGCCACACCCAATGATGATGCAGGCGCGATCGCCGATCTGCTGGAGCGCCAGGTGACCGCAAGGGTCAGGTGGCGTGAATCGATGGCATGGATGGCGGCCAACAATACCGGCTCACTGATCGAGATCGGTGCCGGCAAGGTTCTGACGGGTCTTGCGAAACGAGCTGTTCCCGGCGCTACCCTTGTCAATCTGTCGACACCCGCCGACATCGACTCCTATCTTGAAACGCTTGAGGGGAACGCCTGA
- a CDS encoding SDR family NAD(P)-dependent oxidoreductase: MWPPRHAVITGASSGVGRAMAIQLSARDVRLSLAGRDEGRLGEVAFACRGRGAKVDLIAVDVRDRAGMGKAMLEAHGRQPVDLLIANAGVSGGTDGDARAIIGINISGMLNTVEPLIEPMIARGEGQIAMMSSLAGFKSFPNAPLYCASKAAVRSYGEALDARLRARGVAVSVLCPGFMKTPLTDANDFPMPFMVSAEEGARRLLAGIRKRKSRIAFPWPVYATVRLLEFLPAGWSASILARSAGKRSYKE; this comes from the coding sequence ATGTGGCCTCCGCGACATGCCGTCATCACCGGTGCAAGCAGCGGAGTCGGCCGGGCCATGGCCATTCAGCTTTCTGCTCGCGATGTCCGTCTCTCGCTGGCAGGGCGGGACGAAGGACGACTGGGCGAAGTTGCCTTCGCATGCCGGGGAAGGGGGGCCAAAGTCGATCTGATCGCTGTCGATGTGCGGGATCGTGCAGGAATGGGCAAGGCGATGCTTGAAGCCCATGGGCGCCAGCCGGTCGACCTGCTCATTGCCAATGCGGGGGTCTCGGGCGGGACCGACGGAGATGCGCGCGCGATCATCGGAATCAACATTTCAGGCATGTTGAATACAGTGGAGCCGTTGATCGAGCCAATGATTGCGCGCGGAGAGGGACAGATCGCAATGATGAGTTCGCTTGCCGGCTTCAAGTCATTCCCCAATGCGCCTCTCTATTGCGCCAGCAAGGCCGCGGTGCGCAGCTATGGCGAGGCGCTGGATGCGCGTCTGCGCGCAAGGGGTGTTGCCGTGAGCGTCCTCTGTCCCGGTTTCATGAAGACACCGCTCACCGATGCGAACGATTTTCCCATGCCATTCATGGTCTCGGCGGAGGAAGGCGCGCGCCGGCTTCTCGCGGGCATCAGGAAGCGCAAGTCGAGGATTGCCTTCCCGTGGCCGGTCTACGCGACCGTGCGATTGCTGGAATTTCTGCCCGCCGGGTGGTCAGCCAGTATCCTCGCCCGCTCCGCTGGCAAGCGATCTTATAAGGAATGA
- the fabG gene encoding 3-oxoacyl-[acyl-carrier-protein] reductase, producing the protein MFDLSGKVALVTGATGGIGGAIARSLHEQGAHVVLAGRRAEVLAEIAGELGDRCSFISGDITDDGFMNEAVAAADDAGGLGILVNNAGITRDQLAMRMKDEDWQTIIDTNLFAAFRLSRAALRGMMKRRFGRIVNITSIVGITGNPGQANYAAAKAGLIGMSKSLAQEVASRGITVNCVAPGFIETPMTETLDDRQKESLTGRIPAGRLGKGSDIAAAVVYLASDESAYVTGQTLHVNGGMAMI; encoded by the coding sequence ATGTTCGATCTTTCGGGAAAGGTGGCGCTTGTCACCGGTGCCACAGGAGGTATCGGTGGGGCGATCGCCCGTTCCCTGCATGAACAGGGAGCTCATGTCGTCCTCGCCGGCCGGCGGGCCGAGGTGCTGGCGGAGATTGCCGGCGAACTCGGCGATCGCTGTTCCTTCATCTCCGGCGACATTACCGACGATGGTTTCATGAACGAGGCCGTGGCGGCTGCCGATGACGCTGGCGGGCTGGGTATCCTCGTCAACAATGCCGGCATCACCCGCGACCAACTCGCCATGAGGATGAAGGACGAGGACTGGCAGACCATCATCGACACCAATCTCTTCGCCGCGTTCCGCCTCAGCCGTGCGGCACTCAGAGGCATGATGAAGCGGCGCTTCGGCCGTATCGTCAACATTACCTCGATCGTTGGCATCACGGGGAACCCGGGTCAGGCCAACTATGCCGCTGCCAAGGCCGGCCTCATCGGCATGAGCAAGTCCCTGGCCCAGGAAGTCGCTTCGCGAGGCATCACCGTCAACTGCGTGGCCCCGGGCTTCATCGAAACACCGATGACCGAGACCCTTGATGACAGGCAGAAGGAAAGCCTGACGGGCCGTATACCCGCCGGCAGGCTCGGCAAGGGTAGCGACATAGCAGCCGCAGTGGTGTACCTCGCCAGTGATGAAAGTGCTTATGTCACAGGCCAGACACTGCACGTCAATGGCGGCATGGCCATGATATGA